A segment of the Acidimicrobiales bacterium genome:
GTTGCACGGTGCGGGTCTGACCGGCGGGCCACGCCACCGAGGCCGGTCAGCGGGCCAGGACGAACAGCTGGAGCACCGCCGCGCCCAGGATCAGCAGCAGGAGGGCCGCGATGGCGATGGTCGTGGCGGGCCGCACCCGGCCACCCTAGCGGCGAGGCGCGCCGGAGCCCCCGGGGAAGGCGACCCTGGTGGTGACGCCCGGCTCGGGGCCCTCGGGCTCGGACAGGCGCACGGCGTCGCCGGCCCGGATCCCCAGCTCACCGGCTGCGGGCTGGCGATCGAAGGCGAGCGACAGCAACCCGTACGAGTCGACCACCAGCCCGAGCTGGCCCGGCTCGAGCTCGCCGTACGTGACCGCCAGCCGGGCGGTGCGCAGCTGGGAGCCGGACCGCACGGCGATCCGCTCCCCCAGGTCGGCCACGTCCTCGGGGCCCACGTTGAGCTGTGCGTTGCCGTACCGGTCGACCCAGAGCACCTCGGCGTGCAGCTCGCCGCCCTCGGCGCGCAGGAGGGGGACCACCCCGGGCAGGAGGCCCGCCGGGTCGATCTCGGGCCCGAACGCCCCGAGGGGGACGCCGTTGCACAGGTGCGCGGCCACCGGCGCGAACACGTCCCGACCGGCGAAGGTGGCCCCCACCGCGGGGAGGTGGTACTCGGCGTCGGTGAGCGCCACCGCCCGGGTCGCCCCACCGGCCATGGCCACCGCCGGCGCGAGCAGCCCGTTGTCGGGGCCGACGAACACGCCCACCCCGTCCCCCACCTCGACGGCGACCGCCCGGCGGTCGGTGCCCACGCCCGGATCCACCACCGCGAGGACCACCCCGGCGGGCACGTACTGCACGCAGCGGGCGAGCGCGAGCGAGCCGGCGCGCACGTCGTGGGGGGCGATCTCGTGGGTGAGGTCGATCACCACCGCGTGGCGGGCCAGGTCGCGCAGGACCGCCTTCACCACGCCGACGAACTCGTCGGCCGTGCCGTAGTCGGACAGGAACGAGACGGTGTCGTAGCGGTGGGACATGCGAGGGCCACGCTACCGGCCGCCTCCGGCCGGCGACCCTGCGCGGCGCCGGCGGCGCTACCCGGCCTCCGTGTACCGGCTGGACAGGTACCGGTGCACCTCGTCCTCCTCGATCCGGTACGACTTGCCGACCCGCGTGGCGGCCAGGTCGCCGGCCTTGATGAGCCGGTACACCGTCATGGTCGACACCCGCATGATCTCGGCGACCTCGGCCACGGTCAGGAACCGGGCGTGCTGCGACAACGCCAAGGGAACCACCCCTTCCTCCGCGAGGGGGGACTGTACGCCAACGTTGCTGGTGGGGAAAGTGGTGCCAGAGGGGACGGCCGGGGTGGGCGGCGCCGTCAGCCCTGGCCGAGCTGGCGCGAGCGCTCGGTGGCGGCCACGACGGCGTCGAGGATCGCGGCCCGCACCCCGCCCGACTCGAGGGCCCGCAACCCGGCGGCGGTGGTGCCGCCCGGCGACGTGACCCCGGCGCGCAGGACCGAGAGCGGCTCACCCGACTCGGCGAGGAGGCGGGCGGAGCCCAGCAGCGTCTGGACGACCAGGGTGCGGCTGGTGTCGTGGGGCAGGCCGACCAGCACCCCGGCCTCGATCAGGGCCTCGGCCACCAGGAAGACGTACGCGGGGCCCGATCCCGAGAGCCCGGTGACGGCGTCGAGCAGGTGCTCGGGCACCCGCACGACCACGCCGACCGCGTCGAGGATCTCCTCGGCCCAGGCCAGATCGCCGGGGCCGGCGGCCGAGCCCGCGGCGAGCGCCGACACCCCGCTGCGGATCAGGGCAGGGGTGTTGGGCATGGCCCGCAGCACGGCCACACCGGGGCCGAGGGCCGCCTCCAGCGCGGCGAGCGTGACGCCCGCCGCGATCGACAGCACGCGCGGCACGCCCACCGCGGCGAGGCCGGCGCAGGCACCGGGGACGTCGCCCGGCTTCACGGCGAGCACGGCCGCCTCGGCGGCAACCGGGGCGTCGGTGACCGTGACGCCGGGATACCGGCCAGCCAGCTGGTGGCGGCGCTCCTCCACGAGGTCGGCCACGGCGAGCTCGCCGGCCGACCAGCCACTGGCGAGCAGGCCGCCGAGGAGCGCCTCCCCCATGCGTCCACCGCCGACGAGCAGGAGCCGGGTCGTCATGGCCGGGAGGGTACCGGGGCGGGGGCCGTCAGGGGAGGTAGTTGCGCGGGTTCTGGGCCGTGCCGCCGGCCCGCACCTCGAAGTGGAGATGGGGTCCGGTGACGCGCCCGGTCGAGCCGACGTAGCCGATCAGCTGGCCTCGGCTCACCTGCTGGCCCTGCTGCGCCACCCGCTCGCTCTGGTGGCCGTAGAGGGTGCTGATGCCCCCGCCGTGGTCGATGATGATCACGTTGCCGTAGCCGTCCTGCCAGCCGGACAGGATCACGGTGCCGGCGGCGGCGGCGTAGATCGGCGTGCCCGCCGGCGGCGCGATGTCGATCCCGGCGTGCAAGCGGCCCCAGCGCTGGCCGTACTCGGAGGTGACGGGGCCGCTCGTCGGCCACTGGAGGCCCACCGAGGACACGGCGCCGCCGGGCCCGGCCGACGTGCCTCGGCCGCCCGACGGGGCCACCGCACCCCCCGGCGAGGCCGCGGCGCCCGTGGCCGCCGGCCGGGCGGCGGCCTGCGCCTCGCGGATGAGCAGGGCGAGGGCCGCGTCCGATCGCTCCAGCTCGTCGATCTCGGCCAGGAGCTCCTGGATCCGCACCTCGAGGTCGGCCCGCAGCTGCGCCTGGCGATCCCGGCTGGCCTGCAGGTCGACGAGGCGCTGCTCCTCGAGGGCCCGCCGCTCCTCGGCTCGGGCCGCGGCCTCGGTGGCGGCGGCTCGCAGCCAGGTGGCGTCCTCCTCGGCGGCACGCAGCTCGTCGAGCGTGCCGCGCTGGCGGCCGCTGACGTGGTCGAGCAGCGCCTCACGCCGGGTGACCGCGTTCCAGTCGGCGCTGGTCGCCAGGTCGCCGACGAGATCCGAGACGGGGAACACGTAGGCCTGGACCGCCCGGTCGACCGCCGCCGCCCGGAGCTCGGCGACCCGAGCCTCGGTCTCGGCCAGCCGGGCGTCGACCACTTCGGCCTCGCGCCCGGCGGCGCCGGCGGCCTGGCGGGCGTCGGCCACCTGGGCCTCCTGGACGGCGATGAGCCCGTCGAGCTGGCCGATGGCGGCCTCGAGCTCGAGGTCGGAGGAGCGGAGGGGATCGAGCCGGGCCGCGGCCTGGGCCCGCTCCTGGCGGACCTGCTCCCGCCGGGCCCGCGCGTCGCCGACGCTGTCGGCCCGGACCCAGGCCGGGGACGCGGCCAGGGCCACACCGACGAAGGCCGCGACCCCGGCTCGCCGCAGGCGCGCCCCTCGGACGGAGCGGTCGGTCATGGGAGCGGGGTCGGCGTGGTCATCGAGGTCGGGTCAACCGGAGGGAGCGCATGACGGGATCGTGGCCGTGGCGTGACGACCACGTGACGGTCGGCGGACCGTACCAGAGACGCGCCGGGCTCGAAAGGACGAGGTCGGCTCGAGGGCTCGCCGCCGCGGTCGAGCCCGGGGGGCGAACCCGGCGCTCCCGCACTTCCCCGATCGGGTGCGCCCGAGCCGCTCCCCGGGCTCGACCGGCAACGTACCCGAAAGGGATCAGAGATGACCGAGAATTACCGAGATTGACCGAAGGTGCTCACCGGCCGGGTAGGTGGGAGCCGAACCCGATCCGCAGGGCCGGGCGGAAGGTCTGCTCGACGGTGGCATAGACCGTGCCGACCACCCGGTCGAGCTCGGCCTCGTCGAGCGACGCCACCGGCACCTGCCCCACGAGGTACACGGCGTCCTCGGGCCCGATCGCGAACTGCACGCCGTAGAGCCGGTAGTTCCGCCGGAGCAGGTGCTCGTAGAACCGGGCGTGCTGCTCCATCGGCGCCGGCAGCACGTACGT
Coding sequences within it:
- a CDS encoding helix-turn-helix domain-containing protein; the protein is MTAPPTPAVPSGTTFPTSNVGVQSPLAEEGVVPLALSQHARFLTVAEVAEIMRVSTMTVYRLIKAGDLAATRVGKSYRIEEDEVHRYLSSRYTEAG
- a CDS encoding SAM-dependent chlorinase/fluorinase; the encoded protein is MSHRYDTVSFLSDYGTADEFVGVVKAVLRDLARHAVVIDLTHEIAPHDVRAGSLALARCVQYVPAGVVLAVVDPGVGTDRRAVAVEVGDGVGVFVGPDNGLLAPAVAMAGGATRAVALTDAEYHLPAVGATFAGRDVFAPVAAHLCNGVPLGAFGPEIDPAGLLPGVVPLLRAEGGELHAEVLWVDRYGNAQLNVGPEDVADLGERIAVRSGSQLRTARLAVTYGELEPGQLGLVVDSYGLLSLAFDRQPAAGELGIRAGDAVRLSEPEGPEPGVTTRVAFPGGSGAPRR
- a CDS encoding YbjN domain-containing protein produces the protein MSAEPASPAELDVVEARISAWLGQQLADNPVVAAVDRGEPGERRWYVRLRGEEKDVSTIWLTLGQRTLHHETYVLPAPMEQHARFYEHLLRRNYRLYGVQFAIGPEDAVYLVGQVPVASLDEAELDRVVGTVYATVEQTFRPALRIGFGSHLPGR
- a CDS encoding pyrroline-5-carboxylate reductase, whose amino-acid sequence is MTTRLLLVGGGRMGEALLGGLLASGWSAGELAVADLVEERRHQLAGRYPGVTVTDAPVAAEAAVLAVKPGDVPGACAGLAAVGVPRVLSIAAGVTLAALEAALGPGVAVLRAMPNTPALIRSGVSALAAGSAAGPGDLAWAEEILDAVGVVVRVPEHLLDAVTGLSGSGPAYVFLVAEALIEAGVLVGLPHDTSRTLVVQTLLGSARLLAESGEPLSVLRAGVTSPGGTTAAGLRALESGGVRAAILDAVVAATERSRQLGQG
- a CDS encoding peptidoglycan DD-metalloendopeptidase family protein, producing MTDRSVRGARLRRAGVAAFVGVALAASPAWVRADSVGDARARREQVRQERAQAAARLDPLRSSDLELEAAIGQLDGLIAVQEAQVADARQAAGAAGREAEVVDARLAETEARVAELRAAAVDRAVQAYVFPVSDLVGDLATSADWNAVTRREALLDHVSGRQRGTLDELRAAEEDATWLRAAATEAAARAEERRALEEQRLVDLQASRDRQAQLRADLEVRIQELLAEIDELERSDAALALLIREAQAAARPAATGAAASPGGAVAPSGGRGTSAGPGGAVSSVGLQWPTSGPVTSEYGQRWGRLHAGIDIAPPAGTPIYAAAAGTVILSGWQDGYGNVIIIDHGGGISTLYGHQSERVAQQGQQVSRGQLIGYVGSTGRVTGPHLHFEVRAGGTAQNPRNYLP